The following proteins are encoded in a genomic region of Sorangiineae bacterium MSr12523:
- a CDS encoding radical SAM protein: MRIALIYPPPWKIAAREETVSYGHDGPPPGHRPQDLDADFYQTPYGLFTLGAEALRAGHRVKVLNLSAYAWSRVEEVIAGLDADVFGMSCWTANRRGVALTARCIREHHPKAHIVVGGPHATPLATEMLEHHPEIDTVSLGESDATFLELLGRLELGKPTSGIAGTVYREGDAIRKGPERRAIHDLDTLASPHTYFDTHIVMTSRGCPWACTFCGAETTWGRGFRGHSVRYVLDALERVLARLPVKMLQIKDDTFTTNKKRVLELCHGIRERGLQFFWSCDTRVDLLTEPLLREMRLAGCQRLSLGVESGSQAILDAIDKKITPDEILESTEMAKRVGIKVRYYMMLGNRGETRHTFQETLDFLDRARPHEYIFSCLSIYPGTRDFHDAEAAGFVDREVFFTETFQELKTPFDASEEDTHRMNEWFFANSGLRIVHRDGVADYRAILERLGDYHAAHMDLGAALYHAGDLEGAEHHVRRALELGYPLPGLVHNHLACIAHARGDLDGMMNHFSHAAKVDPQHFVLIQNVNAARAWFKQGGPGRKLPLQLTVRHDFQLLERTVQPTLPGPLPEDWKAWNAIALPAEPSATYLRTPDVEGSQHVLKTRTRLKVVV, translated from the coding sequence ATGCGTATAGCCCTCATTTACCCTCCCCCCTGGAAGATCGCGGCGCGCGAGGAGACCGTTTCCTACGGCCACGATGGCCCCCCGCCGGGGCACCGGCCGCAGGATCTGGACGCGGACTTCTACCAAACGCCCTACGGGCTCTTCACCTTGGGGGCCGAGGCGCTGCGGGCGGGGCATCGGGTCAAGGTGCTCAACCTGTCGGCCTATGCCTGGTCGCGGGTCGAAGAAGTCATCGCCGGGCTCGATGCCGACGTGTTTGGCATGTCGTGCTGGACGGCCAATCGCCGCGGGGTGGCCCTCACCGCGCGATGCATCCGGGAGCACCACCCGAAGGCACACATCGTGGTCGGTGGGCCGCACGCAACGCCGCTCGCCACGGAAATGCTGGAGCACCACCCCGAGATCGACACCGTCTCGCTCGGCGAAAGCGATGCCACCTTTCTCGAGTTGCTTGGACGCCTCGAGCTGGGAAAGCCCACATCCGGCATTGCCGGGACGGTGTACCGCGAAGGGGATGCCATTCGAAAAGGGCCCGAGCGGCGGGCCATCCACGACTTGGACACGCTTGCTTCGCCGCACACCTACTTCGACACGCACATCGTGATGACGTCGCGCGGTTGTCCGTGGGCCTGCACCTTCTGCGGTGCGGAGACCACGTGGGGACGCGGCTTTCGCGGGCATTCGGTGCGCTACGTGCTCGATGCGCTGGAGCGTGTGCTCGCACGCCTGCCGGTGAAGATGCTCCAGATCAAGGACGACACCTTCACCACGAACAAGAAGCGCGTCCTCGAGCTTTGCCATGGCATCCGCGAGCGCGGGCTTCAATTCTTCTGGAGCTGCGACACCCGTGTGGATCTGCTCACCGAGCCGCTCTTGCGCGAGATGCGCCTGGCCGGGTGCCAGCGATTGAGCCTCGGGGTCGAGTCGGGCTCGCAGGCCATTTTGGATGCCATCGACAAGAAGATCACGCCGGACGAGATCCTCGAGTCCACCGAGATGGCCAAGCGGGTCGGCATCAAGGTCCGCTACTACATGATGCTCGGCAACCGCGGTGAGACGCGGCACACGTTCCAGGAGACTCTGGATTTTCTCGATCGGGCGCGGCCGCACGAGTACATCTTCTCGTGCCTGTCGATTTACCCGGGCACGCGCGACTTCCACGATGCGGAGGCGGCGGGCTTCGTCGACCGCGAGGTGTTCTTCACCGAGACATTCCAGGAGCTGAAGACGCCGTTCGACGCGTCCGAAGAGGACACGCACCGTATGAACGAGTGGTTCTTCGCCAACAGCGGACTGCGCATCGTGCATCGCGATGGCGTGGCCGACTACCGCGCCATCCTGGAGCGGCTCGGCGATTACCACGCCGCGCACATGGACTTGGGGGCGGCGCTTTACCACGCCGGAGACCTGGAGGGCGCCGAGCACCATGTGCGTCGGGCACTGGAGCTCGGGTATCCGCTACCGGGCCTGGTGCACAACCACCTCGCGTGCATCGCGCACGCCCGTGGCGATCTCGATGGGATGATGAACCACTTCAGCCACGCGGCGAAGGTCGACCCGCAGCATTTCGTCCTGATCCAAAACGTGAACGCGGCGCGCGCCTGGTTCAAACAAGGGGGCCCGGGTCGGAAGCTTCCCTTGCAGCTCACCGTGCGCCACGATTTTCAGCTTCTCGAGCGCACGGTGCAGCCCACGCTCCCAGGGC